One Citricoccus sp. K5 DNA window includes the following coding sequences:
- a CDS encoding PrsW family intramembrane metalloprotease produces the protein MTQPVNLPAPDPSYWSLGSGPVPRAGNPVDHPESTVPSSAAYPPAHLIARRNRRSNAWGIALLVTAAAVGALVVLFLVGALGTETLFVVGLLALIPLGIVVAALLWVDRWDPEPRGWLVFAFLWGAGVSVFGTLTLGEVFMETFSGLSSLDSDTFGAVVQAPVIEETMKGAGLVVIFLAARRHFDGPVDGVVYAGMVAAGFAFTENILYFGTAYTEAGWGTELAFTFVLRGLFSPFAHVLFTVWIGFFLGVAAHRRFTRGRLGRVGWIGWFLLGLVPAMAGHFLWNGGLALIFDDFFTFYLLLQVPLFIAAVAAVVLLLRAERRLTQRMLGRYGEAGWLWPEEIALFGTAPGRRQGHRWAGGLGVRSQHRAFERTALRLAALRHRIERGHDVQANSAEELRLLQDTVRQRQELFGAIRPSGPVSPAASA, from the coding sequence ATGACGCAGCCGGTGAACCTCCCCGCACCAGACCCATCGTATTGGTCGCTCGGGTCCGGACCGGTGCCCCGTGCGGGCAACCCTGTGGACCATCCTGAGTCCACCGTCCCGTCGTCGGCGGCCTATCCCCCGGCGCACCTGATCGCACGGCGCAATCGCCGCTCCAACGCCTGGGGCATCGCCCTGCTCGTGACAGCCGCGGCCGTCGGCGCCCTGGTGGTCCTGTTCCTGGTCGGCGCCCTGGGCACCGAGACGCTCTTCGTGGTCGGGCTGCTGGCGCTGATCCCCCTCGGCATCGTGGTGGCCGCCCTCCTCTGGGTCGACCGGTGGGATCCCGAGCCCCGCGGCTGGCTGGTCTTCGCCTTCCTGTGGGGCGCGGGGGTCTCCGTGTTCGGCACCCTCACGTTGGGCGAGGTGTTCATGGAGACCTTCAGCGGGCTGTCCTCACTGGACTCGGACACCTTCGGGGCGGTGGTGCAGGCCCCGGTGATCGAGGAGACCATGAAGGGCGCCGGCCTCGTGGTGATCTTCCTGGCGGCCCGCCGGCACTTCGACGGTCCCGTGGACGGGGTGGTCTACGCCGGCATGGTGGCGGCCGGCTTCGCGTTCACGGAGAACATCCTGTATTTCGGCACGGCCTACACCGAGGCCGGGTGGGGCACCGAGCTGGCGTTCACCTTCGTGCTGCGGGGGCTGTTCTCGCCCTTCGCCCACGTGCTGTTCACCGTGTGGATCGGGTTCTTCCTGGGGGTGGCCGCGCACCGGCGGTTCACCAGGGGCCGGCTCGGCCGGGTCGGCTGGATCGGGTGGTTCCTGCTGGGGCTGGTCCCGGCCATGGCCGGGCACTTCCTGTGGAACGGCGGACTCGCCTTGATCTTCGACGACTTCTTCACGTTCTACCTGCTGTTGCAGGTCCCGCTGTTCATCGCGGCGGTCGCCGCGGTCGTGCTGTTGTTGCGGGCCGAGCGACGGCTGACCCAGCGCATGCTGGGTCGCTACGGAGAGGCGGGGTGGCTCTGGCCGGAGGAGATCGCCCTCTTCGGCACAGCCCCGGGACGGCGGCAGGGCCACCGGTGGGCCGGCGGACTCGGGGTCCGGAGCCAGCACCGTGCCTTCGAGCGGACCGCCTTGCGCCTGGCCGCCCTGCGGCACCGGATCGAGCGGGGTCACGATGTGCAGGCCAACAGCGCCGAAGAGCTCCGGCTGCTGCAGGACACGGTCCGTCAGCGGCAGGAGCTCTTCGGCGCGATTAGGCCCAGCGGCCCGGTCAGTCCAGCAGCGTCGGCTTGA
- the pyrR gene encoding bifunctional pyr operon transcriptional regulator/uracil phosphoribosyltransferase PyrR, which translates to MQAESRAVRTVRNVLSAADIDRALTRIAHEILESNRGPAGLVILGIPRRGVPLAERLARKLARIEPGFDAGTSTGELDVTLYRDDLRRSTSRTPAPTRLPDAGIDGATVVLVDDVLYSGRTIRAALDALNDFGRPAAVRLAVLVDRGHRELPIRADFVGKNLPTSTAERVQVRLVEIDGPDATAEVTVDAVSITDHPEASARGEAR; encoded by the coding sequence GTGCAGGCTGAGAGCCGCGCTGTGCGCACCGTCCGGAATGTCCTTTCCGCGGCGGATATCGACCGGGCGCTGACCCGGATCGCCCACGAGATCCTCGAATCGAACCGTGGCCCGGCCGGCCTGGTCATCCTGGGCATTCCCCGCCGCGGTGTCCCCTTGGCCGAGCGTCTGGCCCGCAAGCTCGCCCGGATCGAACCGGGCTTCGACGCTGGGACCTCGACCGGTGAACTGGACGTCACCCTCTACCGGGACGACCTGCGCCGCTCCACCTCCCGCACCCCCGCGCCGACCCGCCTGCCGGACGCCGGAATCGACGGCGCCACCGTGGTGCTCGTGGATGATGTGCTCTATTCCGGGCGGACCATCCGTGCCGCCCTGGACGCCCTCAACGACTTCGGCCGCCCGGCCGCCGTCCGCCTCGCCGTCCTCGTGGACCGTGGTCACCGCGAACTGCCGATCCGGGCCGACTTCGTGGGCAAGAACCTGCCCACGTCCACCGCCGAGCGCGTCCAGGTCCGCCTCGTGGAGATCGACGGGCCGGATGCCACCGCCGAGGTCACCGTGGACGCCGTCTCGATCACCGACCACCCGGAGGCCAGCGCCCGGGGTGAGGCTCGGTGA
- the nusB gene encoding transcription antitermination factor NusB, translating into MSARGKARRRALEVLFEAEQRGTTPDEGITSRRASTAQVINPYTVEIIQGVVAEQERIDEILSSYAQGWTLDRMPAVDRAILRIGAWELLFNDEVPDRVAVAEAVTIAKELSTDDSPDYVNGLLGRIQQLKPTLLD; encoded by the coding sequence GTGAGCGCACGAGGCAAAGCCCGGAGGCGCGCGCTGGAGGTCCTCTTCGAGGCCGAACAGCGCGGGACCACTCCGGATGAGGGCATCACCTCCCGCAGGGCATCCACGGCACAGGTGATCAACCCGTACACCGTGGAGATCATCCAGGGCGTGGTGGCCGAACAGGAGCGGATCGACGAGATCCTGTCCTCCTACGCCCAGGGCTGGACCCTGGACCGCATGCCGGCAGTGGACCGCGCCATCCTGCGGATCGGTGCCTGGGAACTGCTGTTCAACGACGAGGTGCCGGACCGTGTGGCGGTGGCCGAGGCGGTCACGATCGCCAAGGAACTGTCCACGGACGATTCCCCGGACTATGTCAACGGCCTGCTGGGCCGGATCCAGCAACTCAAGCCGACGCTGCTGGACTGA
- a CDS encoding dihydroorotase — MSATFDHRNRYLITGGTLPDGTTADVLIEDGLLAAVGQDARTRGGATASDETAEAAEVIDATGRIVLSGLVDLHTHLRQPGREDSETVETGTRAAALGGFTSVHAMANSTPVADSAGVVEQVWQLGREAGWCDVHPVGAVTVGLGGERLAELGAMAQSRAEVRVFSDDGMCVWDPVLMRRALEYVKAFDGVIAQHAQEPKLTDGAQMNEGALSSVLGLAGWPAVAEEAIIARDVLLAQHVGSRLHVCHVSTAGSVEIIRWAKERGIEVTAEATPHHLLLTEELVRTYNPVYKVNPPLRREQDVMALREGLADGTIDTIGTDHAPHTAETKECEWTVAAMGMTGLETALPVVQQALVDTGLMDWAGISRILSSTPARIARVADQGRISSEGVFEIGAPANLTVYDPSVTRTVDPDSQATKSRNSPFRGMELPGQVTDVFNHGHPVVRDRALATPRMQHHQDQHHQTGNTPQ, encoded by the coding sequence ATGAGCGCCACGTTTGACCACCGCAACCGGTACCTCATCACCGGCGGCACCCTGCCGGACGGCACCACCGCGGATGTCCTCATCGAGGACGGCCTGCTGGCCGCCGTCGGGCAGGACGCCCGGACGCGCGGCGGCGCGACGGCCTCGGACGAGACGGCTGAGGCGGCCGAGGTGATCGATGCCACCGGCCGCATCGTCCTCTCGGGGCTCGTGGACCTGCACACCCATCTGCGCCAGCCCGGCCGTGAGGACTCGGAGACCGTGGAGACGGGCACCCGCGCCGCGGCCCTCGGTGGCTTCACCTCGGTGCATGCCATGGCGAACTCCACGCCGGTCGCGGACTCGGCGGGCGTCGTCGAACAGGTCTGGCAGCTGGGCCGTGAGGCCGGCTGGTGCGACGTCCACCCCGTGGGCGCCGTCACCGTGGGTCTGGGCGGCGAACGCCTTGCGGAGCTCGGTGCCATGGCGCAGTCGCGGGCGGAGGTCCGGGTGTTCTCCGATGACGGCATGTGCGTCTGGGACCCGGTGCTGATGCGCCGGGCGCTGGAGTACGTCAAGGCCTTCGACGGCGTGATCGCCCAGCACGCCCAGGAGCCGAAGCTCACCGACGGCGCCCAGATGAACGAGGGGGCCCTGTCCTCGGTCCTGGGTCTGGCCGGCTGGCCCGCCGTGGCGGAGGAGGCGATCATCGCCCGGGACGTGCTGCTGGCTCAGCACGTGGGCTCCCGACTGCACGTCTGTCACGTCTCCACCGCCGGTTCCGTCGAGATCATCCGCTGGGCCAAGGAGCGCGGGATCGAGGTCACCGCCGAGGCGACCCCGCACCACCTGCTGCTGACCGAGGAACTCGTCCGCACCTACAACCCGGTCTACAAGGTCAACCCGCCCCTGCGCCGCGAGCAGGACGTGATGGCGTTGCGTGAGGGCCTGGCGGACGGCACGATCGACACGATCGGCACCGACCACGCACCGCACACCGCGGAGACCAAGGAATGCGAGTGGACGGTCGCGGCCATGGGCATGACCGGCCTGGAGACCGCCCTGCCGGTGGTCCAGCAGGCGCTCGTGGACACCGGGCTGATGGACTGGGCGGGCATCTCCCGTATCCTCAGCTCGACGCCGGCCCGCATCGCCCGCGTGGCGGACCAGGGCCGGATCTCCTCGGAGGGAGTCTTCGAGATCGGTGCCCCCGCCAACCTGACCGTCTACGACCCTTCGGTAACCCGGACCGTGGACCCGGATTCGCAGGCCACCAAGTCCCGCAACAGCCCCTTCCGCGGGATGGAGTTGCCCGGCCAGGTCACCGACGTCTTCAATCACGGGCACCCGGTCGTCCGGGACCGCGCCCTGGCCACGCCCCGGATGCAGCATCATCAGGACCAGCACCACCAGACAGGAAACACCCCGCAGTGA
- a CDS encoding aspartate carbamoyltransferase catalytic subunit: protein MKHLLSTQDLSLTDALRILDTAEEMATVSGREVKKLPALRGRTVVNLFLEDSTRTRISFEAAAKRLSADVINFSGKGTSVSKGESLKDTVQTLEAIGADAIVMRHWASGAAAQLADSGWIRSAVVNAGDGTHEHPTQALLDAFTLRRRLALRSGTAPHGTDLAGMRVVIVGDILHSRVARSNLWLLTTLGAEVTLAAPPTLVPVGVEGWPCTVTYSLDEALKGAPDAVMMLRVQSERMHDAFFPSAAEYTRSWGLTDERLGMLEANGVEDAVIMHPGPMNRGLEISAAAADSARNTALEQVANGVSVRMAVLYLLLSASDSPEPSTPTAPSDRKATA from the coding sequence GTGAAGCACCTGCTGTCCACCCAGGACCTCTCCCTCACCGACGCACTGCGCATCCTCGACACCGCCGAGGAGATGGCCACGGTCTCCGGCCGCGAGGTCAAGAAGCTTCCCGCCCTCCGCGGCCGCACCGTCGTCAACCTCTTCCTCGAGGACTCCACCCGGACCCGGATCTCCTTCGAGGCCGCGGCGAAGCGCCTGAGTGCGGACGTCATCAACTTCTCCGGCAAGGGCACCTCCGTCTCCAAGGGCGAGTCCCTGAAGGACACCGTCCAGACTCTCGAGGCCATCGGCGCCGACGCGATCGTGATGCGCCACTGGGCCTCCGGGGCGGCAGCCCAGCTCGCTGACTCCGGCTGGATCCGGTCCGCTGTGGTCAACGCCGGGGACGGGACACACGAGCACCCCACGCAGGCCCTCTTGGATGCCTTCACGTTGCGCCGCCGGCTGGCGCTGCGGAGCGGCACCGCGCCGCACGGCACGGACCTGGCCGGGATGAGGGTCGTCATCGTCGGGGACATCCTGCACTCCCGGGTGGCCCGCTCCAACCTGTGGCTGCTGACCACGCTCGGGGCCGAGGTGACCCTGGCCGCCCCGCCGACCTTGGTACCCGTGGGTGTGGAGGGCTGGCCCTGCACCGTGACGTACTCGCTCGATGAGGCTCTGAAGGGCGCACCGGATGCCGTGATGATGCTGCGCGTCCAGTCCGAGCGCATGCATGACGCGTTCTTCCCCTCGGCCGCCGAGTACACCCGGTCCTGGGGACTGACGGATGAGCGGCTCGGGATGCTGGAGGCCAACGGTGTGGAGGACGCGGTCATCATGCACCCCGGCCCCATGAACCGTGGCCTGGAGATCTCCGCTGCCGCCGCAGACTCCGCGCGCAACACGGCCCTGGAACAGGTCGCTAACGGCGTCTCGGTCCGGATGGCCGTGCTCTATCTGCTGCTTTCCGCCTCCGACAGTCCTGAACCGTCCACCCCGACTGCACCGTCCGACCGGAAGGCCACCGCATGA
- the efp gene encoding elongation factor P, translating to MATSNDIKNGTVLKMDGHLWNVIEFQHVKPGKGGAFVRTKIRNITTGKLVDKTFNAGAKIETATVDRSDYEYLYQDGEDYIFMDTDTYDQIPVNPAVVGDAANFMLENQKVTIAMNEGTPLYLDMPPSVVLEITYTEPGLQGDRSSAGTKPATLETGYEIQVPLFVDQGTKVKVDTRSGDYLGRVND from the coding sequence GTGGCAACCAGCAACGACATCAAGAACGGCACCGTGCTGAAAATGGACGGCCACCTGTGGAACGTCATCGAGTTCCAGCACGTGAAGCCGGGCAAGGGCGGGGCGTTCGTCCGCACCAAGATCCGGAACATCACCACCGGCAAGCTGGTGGACAAGACCTTCAACGCCGGCGCCAAGATCGAGACCGCCACCGTGGACCGCTCGGACTACGAGTACCTGTACCAGGACGGCGAGGACTACATCTTCATGGACACGGACACCTACGACCAGATCCCGGTGAACCCGGCTGTCGTGGGCGATGCCGCGAACTTCATGCTGGAGAACCAGAAGGTCACCATCGCCATGAACGAGGGCACCCCGCTGTACCTGGACATGCCGCCGTCGGTAGTCCTGGAGATCACCTACACCGAGCCCGGCCTGCAGGGCGACCGGTCCTCCGCCGGCACCAAGCCCGCGACCCTCGAGACCGGCTACGAGATCCAGGTCCCGTTGTTCGTGGACCAGGGCACCAAGGTCAAGGTGGACACCCGTTCGGGTGACTACCTCGGCCGCGTGAACGACTGA
- the carA gene encoding glutamine-hydrolyzing carbamoyl-phosphate synthase small subunit encodes MSLLNREPAVLVLADGTVHHGQAYGQTGTTLGEAVFTTGMTGYQETLTDPSYARQIIVQTFPHIGNTGVNTEDAESRAIFAAGYVVREAARVPSNWRSERSLEDELEAQGVVGIQGVDTRAVTRHLRSAGSMKAGIFSGAAARRPLADLVAEVQAQPSMAGARLADEVTTESAYVVEPAEHGWEGQPLHTVVALDLGLKAATPRHLASRGIRLHVLPATSSFEDITALDPDGVFLSNGPGDPATADDQVALLRQVLDAGLPFFGICFGNQVFGRALGFGTYKLPFGHRGPNQPVMDKTTGRVEITSQNHGFAVDAPLGEPVMAPQAAYGRVEVSHWSLNDQVVEGLRLLDRPAFSVQFHPESAAGPHDSVPLFDRFIAMMTEQSSTSEGA; translated from the coding sequence GTGAGCCTCTTGAACCGCGAGCCGGCCGTACTGGTCCTGGCCGATGGAACAGTCCATCACGGCCAGGCCTATGGCCAGACCGGCACCACCCTGGGCGAGGCCGTCTTCACCACCGGCATGACCGGCTACCAGGAGACGCTGACCGATCCGTCCTACGCCCGCCAGATCATCGTGCAGACGTTCCCGCACATCGGCAACACCGGCGTCAACACCGAGGACGCCGAGTCCCGCGCCATCTTCGCCGCCGGCTACGTGGTCCGCGAGGCCGCCCGCGTCCCGTCGAACTGGCGATCCGAGCGGAGCCTGGAAGATGAGCTGGAAGCCCAGGGCGTCGTCGGGATCCAGGGCGTGGACACCCGTGCGGTGACCCGGCACCTGCGCTCCGCCGGTTCCATGAAGGCCGGGATCTTCTCCGGCGCGGCCGCCCGGCGTCCGCTCGCCGACCTCGTCGCCGAGGTCCAGGCCCAGCCGTCCATGGCCGGTGCCCGACTGGCGGATGAGGTGACCACGGAGTCCGCCTACGTCGTCGAGCCCGCCGAGCACGGCTGGGAGGGCCAGCCGCTGCACACCGTGGTGGCCCTCGACCTCGGCCTGAAGGCCGCCACGCCACGGCACCTGGCCTCCCGCGGCATCCGGCTCCACGTCCTGCCCGCCACCTCCTCCTTCGAGGACATCACCGCCCTGGACCCGGACGGCGTGTTCCTCTCCAACGGGCCGGGCGATCCCGCCACCGCCGACGACCAGGTCGCTCTGCTCCGGCAGGTCCTGGACGCCGGGCTGCCGTTCTTCGGCATCTGCTTCGGCAACCAGGTCTTCGGCCGGGCCCTGGGCTTCGGCACCTACAAGCTGCCCTTCGGCCACCGCGGCCCGAACCAGCCCGTCATGGACAAGACCACCGGGCGCGTGGAGATCACCTCCCAGAACCACGGCTTCGCCGTGGACGCCCCGTTGGGAGAGCCCGTCATGGCACCCCAGGCCGCCTACGGCCGTGTGGAGGTCTCGCACTGGTCCCTGAACGACCAGGTGGTCGAGGGCCTGCGCCTGTTGGACCGACCCGCCTTCTCCGTCCAGTTCCACCCCGAATCAGCCGCCGGCCCGCACGATTCGGTTCCCTTGTTCGACCGGTTCATCGCGATGATGACCGAGCAGTCCTCTACCTCCGAAGGAGCCTGA
- the carB gene encoding carbamoyl-phosphate synthase large subunit, translating to MPKRTDLKSVLVIGSGPIVIGQAAEFDYSGTQAIRVLKDEGLRVVLVNSNPATIMTDPELADATYVEPITPEVVEKIIAAERPDAVLPTLGGQTALNTAIALDKNGVLEKYGVELIGANIAAIELGENRELFKGVVERCGAESAKSEIVHSMDEAFAAAEKLGYPMVVRPSFTMGGLGSGMAYNEEDLRRIAGAGIQYSPTSEVLLEESILGWKEYELEMMRDRNDNVVVVCSIENFDPVGVHTGDSITVAPAMTLTDREYQAMRDISIAVIREVGVDTGGCNIQFAVDPATGRIIVIEMNPRVSRSSALASKATGFAIAKIATKLALGYTLDEIPNDITRKTPASFEPVLDYVVVKVPRFAFEKFPAADPTLTTTMKSVGEAMAIGRNFSEALQKALRSLEQKGAELSFDIPDADEVATLIEQSRIPTTDRLAQVQRALLGGASLEQLFEATQIDPWFLDQLVLINEVATDVAAAPELDATVLRHAKRHGFSDTQIGQLRYLDPAVVRGVRHALGIRPVYKTVDTCAAEFEAYTPYRYSSYDLEDEVTDHAKPSVIILGSGPNRIGQGIEFDYSCVHATMALREAGHETVMVNCNPETVSTDYDISDRLYFEPLTLEDVLEIIAAEERSGGVLGVFVQLGGQTPLKLAQELADAGVPILGTSPAAIDLAEHRGEFARVLDEAGLVSPKNGTAVSFADAKRVADEIGYPVLVRPSYVLGGRGMEIVYDEASLLRYITNATEITADHPVLVDRFLEDAIEIDVDALFDGTDLYIGGIMEHIEEAGIHSGDSACVLPPINLGPDTLARVREATRGIAAGVGVRGLINIQFALASDILYVIEANPRASRTVPFVSKATGVQLAKAAALIGTGRSIADLKAEGRLPSGHDGSSLPLDAPVAVKEAVLPFARFRTSEGRVVDSLLGPEMRSTGEVMGIDKYFDTAFAKSQAAANNPLPTSGRVFVSVANRDKRGLVMPVKRLVDLGFTIVSTGGTAEVLRRNGIHADVVDKIADAGAGTDPANTGAGTILEQIEAGEIALVVNTPSGGDARGDGYEIRAAATSMGIPTITTLALFGAAIQAMEALREYTWDVTSLQEHDARLAAAVARSGSGA from the coding sequence ATGCCCAAGCGCACCGATCTGAAGTCCGTCCTGGTCATCGGCTCCGGCCCGATCGTCATCGGTCAGGCCGCCGAGTTCGACTACTCCGGCACCCAGGCGATCCGCGTCCTCAAGGACGAGGGCCTGCGCGTGGTGCTGGTCAACTCCAACCCGGCCACCATCATGACCGACCCCGAGTTGGCCGACGCCACGTATGTGGAGCCGATCACCCCCGAGGTCGTCGAGAAGATCATCGCCGCCGAACGCCCGGACGCCGTGCTGCCGACCCTCGGTGGCCAGACCGCCCTGAACACCGCCATCGCCCTGGACAAGAACGGGGTGCTGGAGAAGTACGGCGTCGAGCTGATCGGCGCCAACATCGCGGCGATCGAGCTCGGCGAGAACCGCGAGCTGTTCAAGGGCGTCGTGGAGCGTTGCGGCGCCGAGTCCGCGAAGTCGGAGATCGTCCACAGCATGGACGAGGCCTTCGCCGCCGCGGAGAAGCTGGGCTACCCCATGGTGGTCCGCCCCTCCTTCACGATGGGCGGCCTGGGCTCCGGTATGGCCTACAACGAGGAGGACCTGCGGCGCATCGCCGGCGCCGGCATCCAGTACAGCCCCACCTCCGAGGTCCTGCTCGAGGAGTCCATCCTCGGCTGGAAGGAGTATGAGCTGGAGATGATGCGGGACCGCAACGACAACGTCGTGGTGGTCTGCTCCATCGAGAACTTCGACCCGGTCGGCGTCCACACCGGCGATTCCATCACCGTGGCGCCCGCCATGACCCTGACCGACCGCGAGTACCAGGCGATGCGGGACATCTCGATCGCCGTGATCCGCGAGGTCGGCGTGGACACCGGCGGATGCAACATCCAGTTCGCCGTGGACCCGGCCACCGGGCGCATCATCGTCATCGAGATGAACCCCCGCGTCTCCCGGTCCTCCGCCCTGGCCTCCAAGGCGACCGGGTTCGCCATCGCCAAGATCGCCACCAAGCTCGCGCTCGGATACACCCTGGACGAGATCCCGAACGACATCACGCGGAAGACCCCGGCCTCCTTCGAGCCGGTGCTGGACTACGTGGTCGTCAAGGTGCCGCGCTTCGCCTTCGAGAAGTTCCCGGCGGCAGACCCCACCCTGACCACCACCATGAAATCCGTGGGCGAGGCCATGGCGATCGGCCGCAACTTCTCCGAGGCCCTGCAGAAGGCCCTGCGGTCCCTGGAGCAGAAGGGCGCCGAACTCTCCTTCGACATCCCGGACGCGGACGAGGTCGCCACCCTGATCGAGCAGTCCAGAATCCCGACGACGGACCGCCTCGCCCAGGTCCAGCGCGCCCTGCTGGGAGGCGCGAGCCTCGAGCAGCTCTTCGAGGCCACCCAGATCGACCCCTGGTTCCTCGACCAGCTGGTGCTGATCAATGAGGTCGCCACGGACGTGGCCGCAGCCCCTGAGCTGGACGCCACCGTCCTGCGGCACGCCAAGCGCCACGGCTTCTCGGACACCCAGATCGGCCAGCTGCGTTACCTGGACCCGGCCGTGGTGCGCGGCGTCCGGCACGCCCTGGGCATCCGCCCCGTGTACAAGACCGTGGACACCTGTGCCGCCGAGTTCGAGGCCTACACCCCGTACCGGTACTCCAGCTATGACCTGGAGGACGAGGTCACGGACCATGCCAAGCCCTCCGTGATCATCCTCGGTTCCGGCCCGAACCGGATCGGCCAGGGCATCGAGTTCGACTACTCCTGCGTGCACGCCACCATGGCCCTGCGCGAGGCCGGTCACGAGACCGTGATGGTCAACTGCAACCCCGAGACCGTCTCCACGGACTATGACATCTCCGACCGTCTGTACTTCGAGCCGCTCACCCTGGAGGACGTGCTGGAGATCATCGCGGCCGAGGAGCGCAGCGGCGGCGTCCTGGGCGTGTTCGTCCAGCTCGGCGGCCAGACTCCGCTGAAGCTGGCCCAGGAATTGGCGGACGCCGGCGTGCCGATCCTCGGCACCTCTCCGGCGGCGATCGATCTCGCCGAGCACCGTGGCGAGTTCGCCCGCGTTCTCGACGAGGCCGGGCTGGTGTCCCCGAAGAACGGCACCGCCGTCTCCTTCGCCGATGCCAAGCGCGTGGCGGACGAGATCGGCTACCCCGTCCTGGTCCGTCCGTCCTACGTGCTCGGCGGCCGCGGCATGGAGATCGTCTATGACGAGGCGTCCCTGCTGCGGTACATCACCAACGCCACGGAGATCACGGCGGACCACCCCGTGCTGGTGGACCGGTTCCTCGAGGACGCGATCGAGATCGACGTGGACGCGCTCTTCGACGGCACCGACCTGTACATCGGCGGCATCATGGAGCACATCGAGGAGGCCGGCATCCACTCTGGCGACTCCGCCTGCGTGCTCCCGCCGATCAACCTCGGCCCGGACACCCTGGCCCGCGTGCGCGAGGCCACCCGCGGCATCGCCGCCGGAGTCGGCGTGCGCGGACTGATCAACATCCAGTTCGCCCTGGCCTCGGACATCCTCTATGTCATCGAGGCCAACCCCCGCGCCTCGCGGACCGTGCCGTTCGTCTCCAAGGCCACCGGTGTCCAGCTGGCCAAGGCCGCCGCGCTGATCGGCACCGGCCGGTCCATCGCCGACCTCAAGGCCGAGGGCCGGCTGCCCTCCGGCCATGACGGCTCGTCCCTGCCCCTCGACGCCCCCGTGGCCGTCAAGGAAGCCGTCCTGCCCTTCGCCCGCTTCCGCACCAGCGAGGGGCGCGTCGTCGATTCCCTGCTGGGGCCCGAGATGCGCTCCACCGGGGAGGTCATGGGGATCGACAAGTACTTCGACACCGCCTTCGCCAAGAGCCAGGCGGCAGCGAACAACCCGCTGCCGACCTCCGGGCGGGTCTTCGTGTCCGTGGCCAATCGGGACAAGCGCGGACTGGTGATGCCCGTCAAGCGGCTGGTGGACCTCGGCTTCACCATCGTCTCGACCGGCGGCACCGCGGAGGTCCTGCGCCGCAACGGCATCCACGCGGACGTGGTGGACAAGATCGCCGACGCCGGTGCCGGCACGGACCCGGCGAACACCGGTGCCGGGACCATCCTGGAGCAGATCGAGGCCGGTGAGATCGCCCTAGTGGTCAACACGCCCTCCGGTGGTGACGCCCGCGGTGACGGCTATGAGATCCGCGCGGCGGCGACCTCGATGGGGATCCCCACGATCACCACGCTCGCCCTCTTCGGTGCCGCCATCCAGGCCATGGAGGCCCTGCGGGAGTACACCTGGGACGTCACGTCCCTGCAGGAGCACGACGCGCGGTTGGCCGCGGCCGTGGCACGCTCCGGTTCCGGAGCATGA